The DNA region AAAGGAGGCTCGGCGTGTGTTGCGGGCACTGGCCACAGACATGACTGGGCTCTTGTGGAGGAAGCAGGCCAACCGGACGTAGTTGAAGGCGATCACCAGCATAGGGACGAAGTAGTAGAGCATGAACTGGCTGAGGACCacctgatggagggatggatgaatggattcAAAATGTTGTGTTTTCTCACATCAATTGGACACCATTTTCTTTCAGCGAATGAAAGTAActgtcttttattttatttttttacagaccTGGTTACTTCCAGTGACATTATTTTAACTAAACATAATAGCTTTTGTTACACATTgtgtgcatctcaaatggcaccctattccctctagtaCACCAGGTCAAAAGATGTGCACTATATAGCAAACAGAGTACAATTTCAGACCAAGCCATTGTTACCTGATAGTGGTGTTCCTGTATGGTGGGCAGGCAGAATGAAAAATTACCCAAGCCGGGGCTCAGGCTCTCCTTGGTGGCGAAGATCCTCAGAGGCAAGCTGATGAAGAAGGCTGATGCCCAGACCAAGACGAACATCAGGACCACCAGGTCCATGGTAGGAGGGTGGTAGGGGTTGGTGATGATCATGGCGCGTGTCATGGACACGGCACACAGGCTGTAGGTGCTGGCTGCCAGGGAGAAGGCCAGAAAGAACTGGTACACCTTGCAGGAGGTGTCCCCCAGCGGCCACGAGTAGCTGAAGAAGACGATAGGAGATGATGAAAGATTATAAGATTGTCACAGAGAGATGGTAATCCTACTTCTGCTTTTATACTAAATACTCAGAGACAAACACAGCGCTCATATCCCACAAGATTCTTCTGTTTGCCAAACATGGGGTTTGATCTGCTGGCAACCCTCCAGGTCCAGTGGCCCCTCTAACCTCTATGGCTATTGGCTAGGCTACCTGACAGTTGAGTAAACTAGCACAACTGAATCAACTAGTCAAGGGCGTGATCATTCGCCTACAAGGTGAATCAGATGTGCTAGGTCTTTAATAACTTAGATAAAATACATGGCACAGATAGGGGTCCCCGAGAAGAGGTTTGCTACCTGACAATGGAGTGCAAGGTGAATGGTATCAGCAACAGGGTGAGGAAGTCTTCCAGGGCCAtggctctaacctctaacctaccTGACAGCAGAGTGCAAGGTGAAGGGGATGACCAGCAGGATGAGGAAGTCTGCCAGAGCCAGGATCTCTgatctctaacctctaacctaacTGACAGCAGAGTGAAGGGGATGAGCAGCAGGGTGAGGAAGTCTGCCAGGGCCATGATCTCTAATTTCTAACCTCTAACCTACCTGATGGCGGAGTGCAGGGTGAAGGGGATGAGCAGCAGGGTGAGGAAGTCTGCCAGAGCCAGGATCTCTgatctctaacctctaacctaccTGACGGCAGAGTGCAGAGTGAAGGGGATGAGCAGCAGGGTGAGGAAGTCTGCCAGAGCCAGGATATCTgatctctaacctctaacctaccTGATGGCGGAGTGCAGGGTGAAGGGGATGAGCAGCAGGGTGAGGAAGTCTGCCAGAGCCATGCTGAGCAGCAGGATGTCCAGACAGTTCTTCCTCAGGGT from Oncorhynchus mykiss isolate Arlee chromosome 1, USDA_OmykA_1.1, whole genome shotgun sequence includes:
- the LOC110532414 gene encoding galanin receptor 2b; amino-acid sequence: MNEHRHTPQSFKNGNCAKFRESDAVPNMFSLIFACTCGVILGIGFCANLLVFSLFAKYNTLRKNCLDILLLSMALADFLTLLLIPFTLHSAISYSWPLGDTSCKVYQFFLAFSLAASTYSLCAVSMTRAMIITNPYHPPTMDLVVLMFVLVWASAFFISLPLRIFATKESLSPGLGNFSFCLPTIQEHHYQVVLSQFMLYYFVPMLVIAFNYVRLACFLHKSPVMSVASARNTRRASFMVFLAAGTFSICWLPGYILELCVYLGLYRHGQSWEMFYFICTVLQYLHPCVNPVLYVLLSKRYRHRRSAWLFNCNRNRVQPQVVSITTETM